From a single Myxocyprinus asiaticus isolate MX2 ecotype Aquarium Trade chromosome 33, UBuf_Myxa_2, whole genome shotgun sequence genomic region:
- the pnck gene encoding calcium/calmodulin-dependent protein kinase type 1B, which translates to MPLLRDPRKKADDINAVYELKEKLGEGSFSEVRVAEHRCTQKLVAVKCIHKRVLKGKESMLENEIAVLRRVNHENIVSLEETFETPTKLYLVMTLLTGGELLDRILERGSYTEKDASRVIYQVLQAVKYLHHLGIVHRDLKPENLLYETPLEDSKIVISDFGLSKMEEQGALSTACGTPAYVAPELLQQKTYGKGVDLWAVGVITFILLCGYPPFYDDNDTQLYKLIIKAEYEFDSPYWDDISDSVKDFIVHLLQKDPEKRFNCDQALQHPWISGGAALDKNIHGSVSAQIQKNFAKSQWKRAFNATIIVRRLTKKTHFGEDDEGDNSTSTGTI; encoded by the exons ATGCCTCTTTTGAGAGACCCTCGGAAAAAAGCTGATGACATCAATGCTGTTTATGAGCTGAAAGAGAAATTGGGAGA GGGCTCCTTCTCTGAGGTTCGAGTGGCTGAGCACAGATGCACCCAGAAGCTTGTAGCTGTCAAATGCATCCACAAAAGGGTGCTAAAGGGTAAAGAATCCATGCTGGAGAATGAGATCGCAGTGTTACGCAG AGTAAACCATGAAAATATTGTTTCTTTGGAGGAAACCTTTGAGACCCCTACAAAACTGTATTTGGTAATGACACT GTTGACTGGTGGAGAGCTACTGGACAGAATTCTGGAGAGAGGCAGTTACACAGAGAAAGATGCAAGTCGGGTCATTTATCAGGTGCTGCAGGCGGTGAAGTACCTCCATCACCTGGGCATCGTCCATCGGGATCTAAAG CCAGAGAACTTACTGTATGAGACTCCTTTAGAAGACTCCAAGATTGTCATCAGTGACTTTGGTCTGTCTAAAATGGAAGAGCAGGGAGCCCTGTCCACCGCTTGTGGAACACCGGCATATGTTG CCCCTGaacttcttcagcagaaaacatatGGTAAAGGGGTGGATCTCTGGGCCGTTGGAGTGATCACGTTCATTCT ACTTTGTGGTTATCCGCCATTCTATGATGATAACGACACACAACTCTACAAGCTGATCATAAAGGCTGAATATGAATTTGATTCACCATACTGGGATGATATCTCAGATTCAG TGAAAGACTTCATAGTTCACTTACTGCAGAAGGATCCGGAGAAGAGGTTCAATTGTGACCAGGCCTTGCAGCATCCTTG GATATCAGGGGGTGCGGCTCTGGACAAGAACATCCATGGCTCAGTGTCAGCACAGATTCAGAAGAACTTTGCCAAGAGTCAGTGGAAG AGAGCATTTAACGCCACGATCATCGTACGCCGTTTAACGAAGAAAACACACTTTGGGGAGGACGATGAAGGGGATAACTCCACAAgtacag GGACCATATGA